Proteins encoded by one window of Dendropsophus ebraccatus isolate aDenEbr1 chromosome 4, aDenEbr1.pat, whole genome shotgun sequence:
- the LOC138787851 gene encoding uncharacterized protein — MGGDGSLYIPNIQPSDDGEYTCTVIVTPEKAIRKVTMEVSAVPTCTVSDSRLEMHPDTERSVTCYVSGFYPQSVRIHWEKYSKVSFNKAKLDDWTYTSIPVQNHDGTYNVRSLLSVRPMSRDEDGDVYSCVISHRSLRDPLTCNVTISLQPVQEVTCLMIGIGLGIALLLLLSLVLSVIYGHYIRKAPPQVLDVAAPELIHGIRTTLTCPILNYRPRNMEINLYLMKDDEETLVDAWSIRQTDSDENRSLLYRPLVLDPVILPPVHGVSSCICYIHITPDKQEHHGAKLILEVHHKALEAPIRKGLTLWVTGTLEIRRMDSPIEKLQGHDIILPCLFYGYEASPLDLSTVSVRWTLRTSEGERQVYWFNGGIHFQNRPESHISESGLTGGDGSLYIYNLHPSDDGEYTCAVIVTPENAISKVTMEVSVVPTCTVSDPSLEMTPDTERSVTCHVSAFYPEPVTIRWIKYSKVSSKNFKLDDRTYISIPIQNYDGTYNMKSLLSVRPMSTEEDGDVYSCVITHRTLKDDALTCNLTISVHPLADNTVLITGAVLGILLLLLYYFSHIRKAPPKVLDIAAPELIHGKQTTLTCHIVNFRPSDIEINLYLIRDNEETLADTWPPRRNENDEEYPLLHHPLTLLPVISPSINGAFLCTCYIYIIPDIHVHDGAKLMLEVHHKALTSPIVKKLRMKVTGKNESYY, encoded by the exons ATGGGAGGAGATGGCAGCCTGTATATACCCAACATACAGCCCAGTGATGATGGAGAATACACCTGCACTGTTATTGTCACACCTGAGAAAGCAATAAGGAAAGTCACTATGGAGGTGTCAG CCGTACCGAcctgtacagtcagtgactccagACTAGAGATGCATCCAGACACTGAGAGATCGGTTACATGCTATGTCAGCGGCTTTTATCCACAATCTGTGAGAATACATTGGGAGAAGTACAGTAAAGTTTCCTTCAACAAAGCTAAACTGGATGACTGGACCTACACCAGTATACCAGTACAGAACCATGATGGAACCTACAATGTGAGAAGTTTACTGTCTGTGAGGCCTATGAGCAGAGATGAGGATGGAGATGTATATTCCTGTGTGATCTCCCACAGGTCACTGAGGGACCCTCTTACCTGTAATGTTACTATATCGCTGCAGCCTGTACAAG AGGTCACATGTCTAATGATTGGGATTGGACTTGGGATAgctctcctgctgctgctgtcactggTTCTATCCGTTATTTATGGACATTATATTAGGAAAG CTCCACCTCAGGTTTTGGATGTCGCTGCACCTGAACTCATCCATGGAATAAGGACAACCCTGACATGTCCTATACTGAACTACAGACCAAGAAATATGGAGATCAACTTATACCTAATGAAAGACGATGAAGAGACTCTAGTAGATGCCTGGTCtatcagacagacagacagtgatGAGAATCGGTCATTATTATATCGCCCCCTGGTGTTGGATCCGGTTATATTACCACCTGTACATGGTGTTTCCAGCTGTATCTGCTATATACATATAACACCTGATAAACAGGAACATCATGGAGCTAAACTTATCCTGGAAGTTCACCATAAAGCTCTGGAAGCTCCGATCCGTAAAGGTCTAACGCTGTGGGTGACAG GTACATTAGAAATCCGCAGGATGGATTCCCCTATAGAGAAATTGCAGGGTCATGATATAATCCTCCCTTGTCTCTTCTATGGATATGAGGCTTCACCTCTGGATCTCTCTACGGTTTCTGTGCGCTGGACTCTAAGAACATCAGAAGGAGAAAGACAAGTATATTGGTTCAATGGTGGAATTCATTTCCAAAACAGACCTGAGTCACATATATCAGAAAGTGGACTTACGGGAGGAGATggcagcctgtatatatataaccttCATCCCAGTGATGATGGAGAATACACCTGCGCTGTGATTGTCACTCCTGAGAATGCAATAAGTAAAGTCACTATGGAGGTGTcag TCGTACCGACCTGTACAGTGAGTGACCCCAGCCTAGAGATGACTCCAGACACTGAGAGATCTGTTACCTGTCACGTGAGTGCCTTCTATCCAGAACCTGTGACTATACGTTGGATAAAGTACAGTAAAGTTTCCTCCAAAAATTTTAAATTGGATGATAGGACCTACATAAGTATACCAATACAGAACTATGATGGAACCTACAATATGAAGAGTCTGCTGTCTGTGAGACCTATGAGCACGGAGGAGGATGGAGATGTATATTCTTGTGTGATCACCCACAGGACGCTGAAAGATGATGCTCTTACCTGTAATCTTACAATATCGGTGCACCCTTTAGCAG ACAACACTGTTCTAATAACTGGGGCTGTACTCGGGATCCTTCTTCTGCTGCTATATTACTTCAGTCATATTAGGAAAG CTCCACCTAAGGTTTTGGATATCGCTGCACCGGAGCTGATCCATGGGAAACAGACGACCCTGACATGTCACATAGTGAACTTCAGACCAAGCGATATTGAGATCAACTTATATCTAATAAGAGACAATGAGGAGACTCTAGCAGACACTTGGCCCCCCCGAAGGAACGAAAATGATGAAGAATATCCGTTATTACATCACCCCCTGACCTTGCTCCCTGTTATATCACCGTCTATAAACGGCGCTTTCCTCTGtacctgctatatatatataataccagATATACATGTACATGATGGAGCTAAACTGATGCTGGAAGTTCACCATAAAGCTCTGACATCTCCGATTGTTAAAAAGTTGAGGATGAAGGTGACAGGAAAAAATGAATCTTACTACTGa